A region from the Rhodamnia argentea isolate NSW1041297 chromosome 7, ASM2092103v1, whole genome shotgun sequence genome encodes:
- the LOC115734769 gene encoding 18.1 kDa class I heat shock protein-like isoform X2, producing MSITPSTRKTTYFHDPFALDPFPQFHHLGAPFSPPGPPRPHRTSETAASTLTTARVEWTRTPTAHVFKLDLPGVKREEVTIDLEDGRVLKITSEKRHEKEDRSDWWHRVERSEGRFVMSFVLPENCKPHESEASMENGVLTIKVPKLELRNGRGGSVRIAVR from the exons atgtcCATCACCCCAAGCACCCGGAAAACCACCTATTTCCACGACCCTTTCGCCCTC GACCCGTTTCCACAATTCCACCACCTCGGAGCGCCTTTCAGCCCCCCGGGGCCGCCACGCCCTCACCGCACGTCCGAGACAGCCGCATCGACGCTCACGACCGCGAGGGTCGAATGGACTCGAACCCCGACAGCCCATGTCTTCAAGCTCGACCTCCCGGGGGTCAAGAGAGAGGAGGTGACGATTGACTTGGAGGACGGTAGGGTGCTTAAGATCACCAGCGAGAAGCGCCACGAGAAGGAGGACCGGAGCGATTGGTGGCACCGTGTGGAGCGCAGCGAGGGCCGATTCGTGATGTCCTTCGTGTTGCCCGAGAATTGCAAGCCTCACGAGTCGGAGGCATCCATGGAGAATGGGGTGCTCACGATCAAGGTCCCGAAGCTCGAGTTGCGGAACGGGCGGGGAGGGTCGGTTCGCATCGCCGTCCGCTAG
- the LOC115734769 gene encoding 18.1 kDa class I heat shock protein-like isoform X1 → MSITPSTRKTTYFHDPFALDRWDPFALDRWDPFPQFHHLGAPFSPPGPPRPHRTSETAASTLTTARVEWTRTPTAHVFKLDLPGVKREEVTIDLEDGRVLKITSEKRHEKEDRSDWWHRVERSEGRFVMSFVLPENCKPHESEASMENGVLTIKVPKLELRNGRGGSVRIAVR, encoded by the coding sequence atgtcCATCACCCCAAGCACCCGGAAAACCACCTATTTCCACGACCCTTTCGCCCTCGACCGGTGGGACCCTTTCGCCCTCGACCGGTGGGACCCGTTTCCACAATTCCACCACCTCGGAGCGCCTTTCAGCCCCCCGGGGCCGCCACGCCCTCACCGCACGTCCGAGACAGCCGCATCGACGCTCACGACCGCGAGGGTCGAATGGACTCGAACCCCGACAGCCCATGTCTTCAAGCTCGACCTCCCGGGGGTCAAGAGAGAGGAGGTGACGATTGACTTGGAGGACGGTAGGGTGCTTAAGATCACCAGCGAGAAGCGCCACGAGAAGGAGGACCGGAGCGATTGGTGGCACCGTGTGGAGCGCAGCGAGGGCCGATTCGTGATGTCCTTCGTGTTGCCCGAGAATTGCAAGCCTCACGAGTCGGAGGCATCCATGGAGAATGGGGTGCTCACGATCAAGGTCCCGAAGCTCGAGTTGCGGAACGGGCGGGGAGGGTCGGTTCGCATCGCCGTCCGCTAG
- the LOC115734879 gene encoding copper transporter 6-like, protein MPGTISTPPPHYGFRQNCTCMHPRKKMGMMHMTFFWGHNAEVLFDRWPGTDPKMYAVSLAFVFAMAALVELLSCCKLIGRAGSDCNFAAGIFRTVLYTVRCGLNYMVMLAVMSFNGGVFLAAVGGHALGFLAFGYRACKKSGGVGSVKERTDLPPTNC, encoded by the coding sequence ATGCCGGGGACAATATCCACTCCGCCGCCGCATTACGGCTTCCGCCAGAACTGCACGTGCATGCACCCCCGTAAGAAGATGGGGATGATGCACATGACCTTCTTCTGGGGCCACAACGCCGAGGTCCTCTTCGACCGGTGGCCGGGCACCGACCCCAAGATGTACGCTGTCTCTCTCGCCTTCGTCTTCGCCATGGCTGCGCTCGTGGAGCTCCTCTCTTGCTGCAAGCTCATCGGGCGAGCGGGTTCGGACTGTAATTTCGCCGCGGGCATCTTTCGGACGGTTCTCTACACGGTGCGCTGCGGGCTGAACTACATGGTGATGCTTGCCGTCATGTCGTTCAATGGCGGTGTCTTCCTCGCCGCTGTCGGCGGCCACGCGCTAGGGTTTTTGGCCTTTGGCTATCGGGCTTGTAAGAAGTCCGGCGGAGTGGGCTCCGTGAAGGAGCGGACTGATCTTCCACCCACTAATTGCTGA
- the LOC115734973 gene encoding 18.1 kDa class I heat shock protein-like, translating into MSIAPGARKATYFHDPFALDPWDPSPQFRHLGAPFSSPGLPCPHFTAETAASTLTTARVEWTQTPTAHVFKLDLPGVKREEVTIDLEDGRVLKITSEKCLEKEDRSDWWHRVERSGGRFMTSFVLPENCKPHETEASMENGVLTIKVPKLELRNGQGGSVRIALR; encoded by the coding sequence ATGTCCATCGCCCCAGGTGCCCGGAAAGCCACCTACTTCCACGACCCTTTCGCCCTCGACCCTTGGGACCCGTCTCCACAATTCCGCCACCTTGGAGCGCCTTTCAGCTCCCCGGGGCTGCCGTGCCCTCACTTCACAGCCGAGACGGCCGCATCGACGCTCACAACCGCGAGGGTCGAATGGACTCAGACCCCGACTGCCCATGTCTTCAAGCTCGACCTCCCGGGGGTCAAGAGAGAGGAGGTGACGATCGACTTGGAGGATGGTAGGGTGCTCAAGATCACCAGCGAGAAGTGCCTCGAGAAGGAGGACCGGAGCGATTGGTGGCACCGCGTGGAGCGAAGCGGGGGCCGGTTCATGACGTCCTTCGTGTTGCCCGAGAATTGCAAGCCTCACGAGACGGAGGCATCCATGGAGAATGGGGTGCTCACGATCAAGGTCCCGAAGCTCGAGTTGCGGAACGGGCAGGGAGGATCGGTTCGCATCGCCCTCCGCTAG
- the LOC115734699 gene encoding copper transporter 2-like: MPGKMSPPPPHYGFLRNCTCMHPRKKMGMMHMTFFWGHNAEVLFDRWPGTDPKMYAVSLAFVFAMAELVELLSCCKLVRRAGSDCNFAVGIFRTVLYTVCCGLNYMVMLAVMSFNDGIFLATVSGHSLGFLAFGSRVSKKSSGAGFVKE; this comes from the coding sequence ATGCCGGGGAAAATGTCTCCTCCGCCGCCCCACTACGGCTTCCTCCGGAACTGCACGTGCATGCACCCCCGTAAGAAGATGGGGATGATGCACATGACCTTCTTCTGGGGCCACAACGCCGAGGTCCTCTTCGACCGGTGGCCAGGCACTGACCCCAAGATGTATGCCGTCTCTCTTGCCTTCGTCTTCGCCATGGCTGAGCTCGTGGAGCTCCTCTCTTGCTGCAAGCTCGTCCGGCGAGCAGGTTCGGACTGTAATTTCGCCGTGGGCATCTTTCGGACGGTTCTCTACACGGTGTGCTGCGGGCTGAACTACATGGTGATGCTCGCCGTCATGTCGTTCAACGACGGCATCTTCCTCGCTACGGTTAGCGGCCACTCGCTAGGGTTTTTGGCCTTTGGCAGTCGGGTTTCTAAGAAGTCCAGCGGGGCGGGCTTCGTGAAGGAGTGA